TTTCTTCATGTCAGTGTGGGGGAGATCAAAGCTTTGAAATGCTGCGGTTATGGTTTGACAATAACGGAACGAACCTGAGTAAATGCCACGGTTCAGAATAAACCGAAAACCGGAGGAGCGGTTTATAGAATCTGTCGCGTTAAACCATTCAAACTCGCGTTAAACCAGACAAGAACCGTACGAACCGGAGTAAATGCAGCACGGttcatttaattttagttgaatTGTAAACAGAGTAAAAACATTATTGAATTTGTATTATTGGTGTTTCGTTTGATATAAaacttttatgtttaaatattgtGATTAGTTAGCATTAAATATATCACTAAACAACACGTAATATAAATAGGCATCAATCATCATCACTCCACATATCTCAACAGTTTCTCATTCTCTACAATCACACTTACCAAAACTCAGAGTCAGAGAGAAGTTAACGTATATAATGGCAAACCGCGGCGATCACCCGAcggttcctcctcctcctcgacGATTCACCTCACCACCAAGAAGAAGAGTCACTCTCACCGAAGAGAATCAATCTTTACTCAACTCATTCCGCTCCTCCACCCCTTTAACCCCTCAAGAAACGGCCACGTGCACGCAGTCATTGTTCAACTTAATGACTAGCAGCGACGCGTCTCAGTTCAGAGAGCTGATCTCGAGACTAGGCGACGGAAGCGATCTCCGGAGGATGGTCTCGTTTCTGACGTCGAACAACGCTCCCTTCTTGCAGACGGCAAGAAACGAGAACGGCTCCAACCGCATGCAAGATCTCCTCGGGAGAGCAGACGACGTGGACAGCTTCTTCTTGACCGCTATCTTGCGCCGCTTCTTCTACATGATGAGCGACGGTGACGCGTCCCGCGTCGCGATTCGAGGGATGCGAGTTTTCAGCCAGGAGAAGAGAGCAGCGATGCACGACCACCTTCTCCACGACGCGGTTCACCTAGCGTGCGACCCGGACGGGTACATCGTGCTGAACGATATCATAACCGACTTGGACCCGCGTTCTCTCGTCAGAGACCGGCTCTTGTACGTAGTGGCGCGCAACGCTCACCGGTTAAGCGACCATACTTTCGGGAGCCATGTGGTCCAGCGCGTGCTTCAGCTGAATGACTTGCGTTGCACGCGTAACGTTGCCGTTAGCCTCAGAGGCCATTTCGTTTACCTCTCGTTTACCAAGTACGGAAGCTACGTCGTGGAGAAGCTTTTGGATACGGAGGAGACGGGGGTTATGGTGGTGGGTGAGCTTTTGTTGGGGTGTGATGGAGAGAGGTTGGCGTTGCTGGCGAGGAATGAGTTTGGGAACTTCGTGGTGTGGAAGGCACTGAGAGTGACGCAGGGGATGCATAGGAGGGATCTGTTTCGGCGTTTGGTGAATAAGCTCAGGCCCTTTGTCCATCGATTACGTTTTCATGGACGCATTGGAGCATTCTTGGACTCGCTTTAGCCTttacaaattagttttgttTCAAATGATTGCTATGTTGCACACTTGAAAGTTGTCATATTCTATGGTTTGCTTTAATAAACTCTGCTAATAAGATTTGTTACTAATAACACAAAGTGACCCCCACATTTGATTCAACACAGCACAAAGTATAAGTGTAAATGGATTATTAGCATTGTGTGATGACCATGATCATGAAAATGAACCAAAAAGCTTGCTGGTGGATTCAGTCATTCACAAATGTATGGGATGAACAAATTAAAAGAAGAAAGGAAGCAAATCATTTCAAACAAAAGTATTTCCATTTATTTTTCATGGTTTCAACAGTTTCACACATCATCTTGTTATCCAATAATCCAATTTATACTCAATACACTTATTacacatttattttgtttttttttataataatcaaTCTAGTAGAGTTGTTTAACAAAAACAACTCAGTAGTGGTGCATGCATGTACTAACGTGAACTATAAAGGGAGAGGGAGATGAGTGAAATTTTTCAAAGTAATAACAATATAACCTAACAtaaattgccaaaaaaaaaaaaaaaaacaatataaccTAACATTAAAAAACGAAATCATAATGATAAAATtagatttgacaaaaaaatgataaaattagatttgacaaaaaataatatgataaaattagaTTATATGAAACGGAAAAGACTACTCCAGCAACGTCACCATATGTAATTTAGTTACGTTCATATAAATAGGCATCATCATTCATCACTCCACATATCTCAAACACTTTCTCATTCTCTACAATCACACTACCAAAACCCTTTATTATCCCTTCCAAGACAAAGAGCAAAGAGTTAACGTACATAATGGCAAACGGCGGCGATCTCCGTCATACCGCCTCAGGAGCATCCATCGAACGAGAGTCTCCAGCtgtccctcctcctcctccacgtGCAACCCCCACCGCCAACATCCCTCCTCCAAGATTGATCACCGCACCAAACGGAGTCAATCTTACTGAAGCGAATCAATCTTTACTCAACTCAATTCTCTCCGCCACCCCCTTAACTCCTCAAGAAAGCAACACGTGTATGCAGTTGCTGTTCAACTTAATGACTAGCGGCGAAGAAAACGGTTCGGCTCAGTTTAGAGAGGTGGTCTCAAGAAGCGGTCTTCGGAGGATGGCCTCGTTGCTGACGTCACATCACGATCGTTTCTTGGAGATGGCAAGAAACAGGAACGGCTCCAACCGCATATACGAGCTACTCGGAAGAAGAGACGACGTGGACACCTTCTTCTACAACGCTATAATGAGCCGCTTCATCCACATCATGACCGACTACGAGGCGTCCAGCGTTGGGCTGCAAGGGATGCAAGTTTTCAGCCAAGAGAAGCAAATCACCATGTTCGAATACGTTCTCCGCCACGCGATTCACCTGGCGTGTGACCCACTCGGCTACGCCGTGCTGAAAAAAATCATAGACGGCTTGGGCAATTTTTACTACCGAGGCCGGCTCTTGGACATAGTCGCGCAGAACGCTCTCCCCTTAAGCTACCACGCTCATGGGAACTACGTGGTCCAGCACGTGCTTGAATTGCATGACTTGCGTTGCACGCATAACGTTTCAGCTAGCCTCAGTGGCCGTTGTTTTGGCCTCTCGTTTACCAAGTTTGGAAGCTACGTCGTGCAGAAGCTTTTGGATACAGAGGAGGGTGCGGTTACGGTGGTGGTAGAGTTGGAGCGGTGCGATGAAGAGAGTTTGGTGAGGCTGGCGATGAGTGATTACGGGAATTACGTGGTGTTGAAGGCACTGAGAGTGATGCAGGAGAGGAATAGTGAGGATTTGTTTTGGGGTTTGGCGGGTAAGCTCATGCCCTCAGTTCATCTCTTGCGTGGACGCAGGATTGGTGAGTTCTTGTACTCGCTTTGTTAGATTTGTCACAATGCCATGCAGGCTCTATTGCTACGATATATGGTTAAAGTTGTTAGATTCTGTGGTTTGCTTAATGAAGTCTTGTAATGAGATTTGTCAGTAATGATGGTATGTATGCCATCTACATTCGATCCAACATAACAAAAAGAGAGGAATAATTCCATTTCAAACATATGGGGGAAAAAAGATTGGAATCAATCCATTTCAAACTTGCACTGTTTAGAGAgttgtgaaaagaaaaaagaaaaatgaaaggAAACGAGAGATCACAATACAAGTATGTAGGATTCTTCTCTCTTTTATGTTTATTAGAATAAAGTTTGAAAGCCAGAAGCACTCTTCGAAATAGATTTCACATCAGTGGATCACCTGCAAACAATCATTAACAAGTGCAGAGGATAGTTAGTGTCTAGTAAAACATGTATTCGAACCGAATCAATCAAGCATTCAATATGAGACTCTTTATGTCATAGTAACACGGCTTATACCATATACTACAGAACACAAAATGTCACAAGCAAACTCTGAATGAAATGCGATTCAATTGAGAAATGACATTTCAGTTCATGAAAACCAATCCCAAGCAAATGATTTGATGGAAAGGGTAAAGAAAATTACCGCCTGTGTTGCTGAACGAACTTGGAGTTCTTGGCGTCTTCCTCTGCAAAATGAATCAACGGATTTATATAAATTAGGATTTCCACAAACACGAGACTCACAATACATAACAAAACGATTCGATTATATATTCAGATGATACGGATCGAGTAAGGATTGGTTTCTATCATTTTTCTATAGAAGAATCGGTCAGATCTGAAAAAGAGTTTTTACCAGTGAATCCAGCGGTGAGCTTGGTGATGAGGACGCCTGTTACGGCGAATCCGGTGAGAAACGGCCAAGTACGTTTCCACTCCCTCTTGAAGAACACTGGCCATGGATCGAACaacctcatctctcttctctcttctctctgtctctgATGACTGCTTCGCGTAGACGATGATGGAAAGTCACGACACTGATAGGTCATACAACAAAATTAGCCCTTATTGGATCCCCAACCGTTCTCGATAACCAAAGTTACCTATTGGGCCGTATAAAACCAGCCCAAACTTTCTTTCCGTTTATtctataaaatagagtttaaaaCGCTGCGTTTCCATCCTCCAATCGTTCGTTAATCGCGGTCTCATATTGCAAGTCAACTACTGTACTTCTCAGCATATTTCTTAGTGCATCACAAATTCATGCTGGTTACTGGTTAGGTATCTTTTTGTGGTCGATACCTTTTTTGTAAATAAGATGTACCATATTGTCTGACCAAGTTCGCACCAAATGTAacaatgtcaaaaaaaaaaaaaaaacaatgtaccAAATCAAGTACTCTAGAAAAAAACGATGAAAAATGAAGAATATGGACTGTGAGCTCTGAGAACTCACTTAACTACCGCCTTAAACcaaataactagattttgactcgCCCTTGAAAAGGTCGGGTAtagcttctttttatttttattatttcatgaaaattatattattttagtttcaaaaataatttttaaaaaatagttgatcattttgataaaatttgtgtgagtttaaaaaaatttattagaaaaatTCGAAAATTGTTCTTATTTACAAACTGTAATTTCATACTCAATCCATGTCAGTGGTCAAACATGTAAATTTAGTGATTCATATATAATACTTGATCCATGTCTGTGGTCAAACATGTAAATAACAACATttttaagtagataaaaaaGTAAGAcactaaattaatagattagattgttAAGCTGATAAAAACGGCGTTCGAAATCTATGGACGAAATCTTGGGAAAAGAATATTAAGTCTTTAGaagtaattataaataattcaaataagTTGTTAGAGTTTAGTTTGTTTGCAAGACAAGTTAGTTTAAATTTGagtaaatttattattaatgtgGTTAGAATATTATGTTGCATTTGATTTTATCTGTTTTgataatcaatagatatttaactaataAAAGTTGCAAAATTAAAATGAACGTAAAGTCCTGAATTATATCTTTGGcttcaatagataaaaaaacaaaacatatgtaaTGTAATTGGTTAACATTGATCAAATATTGTAATTTCTATGATTGAAACTTATATGTAGTTAATATAGTGTTCATAATAGAATTATGTATAACTGGGAATGTTTGGTATGGTGAATAATGATCAAAGTATAAAACATTTTGATTTCTACCTATGACAAGTAGTGGTCGGAAGAGACGCAAATACTATACCCAGTTAGAGTTATCAGGTCAGATTCGtatagggctgggcaaaaagtCCAAACctgaaaaaccgaaccgaacccgatccaaaaaaataGCACCGAATCCgaatcaaaattgattaaatatccgaacgggttcaaaatttcggtatttaaagaaccgaaaccgaacccgatccgaaccgaaatattttgggtacccgaatgtatccgaaataaatttatatacttaaatatatacattattttatatataatgtatattaaaaatattaaaaatatataagataccttaagttttccaaaatactccaaaaatatatgcaaatagtcaaaagtaaatgtttaaaatagctaaagtatactgaaaacactaaaatagttaaatatctattgattttttatccaaatattcaaagaaaaccaatttatatgttaaattaaggtattttgacatatatgttatgaaaatttatatgtaatatattatctttcttatagattttgaaaatttaaagtatataatgaattttgaaaatttaaaaatattttaaatgagttatccgaacccgaaccgaacccgcaaagatccgaaccgaacccgaaccaaaatttagaa
This genomic stretch from Raphanus sativus cultivar WK10039 chromosome 3, ASM80110v3, whole genome shotgun sequence harbors:
- the LOC108847151 gene encoding putative pumilio homolog 19, which gives rise to MANRGDHPTVPPPPRRFTSPPRRRVTLTEENQSLLNSFRSSTPLTPQETATCTQSLFNLMTSSDASQFRELISRLGDGSDLRRMVSFLTSNNAPFLQTARNENGSNRMQDLLGRADDVDSFFLTAILRRFFYMMSDGDASRVAIRGMRVFSQEKRAAMHDHLLHDAVHLACDPDGYIVLNDIITDLDPRSLVRDRLLYVVARNAHRLSDHTFGSHVVQRVLQLNDLRCTRNVAVSLRGHFVYLSFTKYGSYVVEKLLDTEETGVMVVGELLLGCDGERLALLARNEFGNFVVWKALRVTQGMHRRDLFRRLVNKLRPFVHRLRFHGRIGAFLDSL
- the LOC108847152 gene encoding ATP synthase small subunit 6-A, mitochondrial, whose translation is MRLFDPWPVFFKREWKRTWPFLTGFAVTGVLITKLTAGFTEEDAKNSKFVQQHRR
- the LOC108847149 gene encoding LOW QUALITY PROTEIN: putative pumilio homolog 19 (The sequence of the model RefSeq protein was modified relative to this genomic sequence to represent the inferred CDS: inserted 1 base in 1 codon; substituted 1 base at 1 genomic stop codon) produces the protein MKRKRLLQQRHHMXFSYVHINRHHHSSLHISQTLSHSLQSHYQNPXIIPSKTKSKELTYIMANGGDLRHTASGASIERESPAVPPPPPRATPTANIPPPRLITAPNGVNLTEANQSLLNSILSATPLTPQESNTCMQLLFNLMTSGEENGSAQFREVVSRSGLRRMASLLTSHHDRFLEMARNRNGSNRIYELLGRRDDVDTFFYNAIMSRFIHIMTDYEASSVGLQGMQVFSQEKQITMFEYVLRHAIHLACDPLGYAVLKKIIDGLGNFYYRGRLLDIVAQNALPLSYHAHGNYVVQHVLELHDLRCTHNVSASLSGRCFGLSFTKFGSYVVQKLLDTEEGAVTVVVELERCDEESLVRLAMSDYGNYVVLKALRVMQERNSEDLFWGLAGKLMPSVHLLRGRRIGEFLYSLC